One genomic window of Columba livia isolate bColLiv1 breed racing homer chromosome 9, bColLiv1.pat.W.v2, whole genome shotgun sequence includes the following:
- the POLR2D gene encoding DNA-directed RNA polymerase II subunit RPB4, whose amino-acid sequence MAAGGSDPRAADVEEDASQLVFPKEFETAETLLNSEVHMLLEHRKQQNESAEDEQELSEVFMKTLNYTARFSRFKNRETIASVRSLLLQKKLHKFELACLANLCPETAEEAKALVPSLEGRFEDEELQQILDDIQTKRSFQY is encoded by the exons ATGGCGGCGGGCGGCAGCGACCCGCGGGCGGCGGACGTGGAGGAGGACGCGTCGCAGCTCGTCTTCCCCAAAG AGTTTGAAACTGCGGAAACCCTTCTGAACTCGGAAGTACACATGCTTCTGGAGCACCGTAAGCAGCAGAACGAGAGTGCAGAGGATGAGCAGGAGCTCTCAGAAGTCTTCATGAAAACCTTGAACTACACGGCGCGCTTCAGCCGCTTCAAAAACCGCGAAACCATCGCCAGCGTGCGTAG TTTGCTGCTCCAGAAAAAGCTCCATAAATTTGAACTGGCATGTTTGGCCAACTTATGTCCCGAGACAGCTGAAGAAGCTAAGGCTTTAGTTCCGAG CCTGGAGGGCCGGTTTGAAGATGAGGAGTTACAGCAGATCCTCGACGACATTCAGACCAAACGCAGCTTCCAGTACTAA